The following proteins are encoded in a genomic region of Chelmon rostratus isolate fCheRos1 chromosome 3, fCheRos1.pri, whole genome shotgun sequence:
- the klf3 gene encoding Krueppel-like factor 3 isoform X2, producing the protein MLMYDYPLKTDMETSFYSSFVKTPEPYGVIFSHSAHLYHPTHMHAFTHTPSNPTQTQLEPVDLSVSKRSSSTSSSSSPPCSSAPSPASLRSSPPSPYSSASRASPRCSPPHSQLRSSPSHALPPPTPSLPYPAMVAPLIGSGSGVIQGSGVMVSPVMVPLSVLYPSPLRLHQPIMVSPPVGSEDDLHRSREHKTVHNTKPLELRGDAHDLHKPIKTEPRPELGQDLHSNHEMKPSVIRIPQEYGGNNPSVIVHSGTQHPLPAESPDTLKKRRIHRCDFSGCNKVYTKSSHLKAHRRTHTGEKPYKCMWEGCTWKFARSDELTRHFRKHTGVKPFQCPDCERSFSRSDHLALHKKRHLLV; encoded by the exons ATGCTGATGTATGATTACCCTCTGAAGACAGACATGGAGACG TCATTCTACTCTTCGTTCGTGAAAACCCCGGAGCCATACGGAGTGATCTTCTCCCACTCCGCCCACCTCTACCACCCCACGCACATGCATGCCTTCACCCACACCCCCAGCAACCCCACACAAACCCAGCTGGAGCCCGTGGACCTGTCAGTCAGCAAgcgctcctcctccacctcttcttcctcctcccctccctgctcctccGCCCCGTCCCCGGCCTCCTTGCGCAGCTCCCCGCCATCCCCCTACAGCTCAGCGAGCCGCGCCTCCCCCCGCTGCTCCCCCCCACACTCCCAGCTGCGCTCCTCGCCCTCCCACGCTCTTCCGCCGCCCACTCCCTCACTTCCTTACCCCGCCATGGTGGCTCCTCTGATCGGCTCGGGCTCCGGAGTCATCCAGGGTTCGGGGGTCATGGTGTCTCCGGTCATGgtgcctctgtctgtcctctacCCGTCGCCTCTCCGCCTGCATCAGCCAATCATGGTGAGCCCACCTGTCGGCAGTGAGGACGACCTTCATCGAAGCAGGGAGCACAAGACAG TTCACAATACGAAGCCCCTGGAGCTGCGAGGCGACGCCCACGACCTGCACAAGCCAATCAAAACAGAGCCTCGTCCGGAGCTCGGTCAAGACCTCCATAGCAACCATGAGATGAAACCATCAGTCATCAGGATACCACAGGAATACGG GGGTAACAACCCATCAGTAATAGTTCATTCGGGCACGCAGCATCCTCTCCCTGCTGAATCTCCGGACACACTGAAAAAGCGGCGAATCCATCGCTGCGACTTCTCCGGCTGCAACAAAGTGTACACCAAGAGCTCCCACCTCAAAGCACACCGCAGGACACACACCG GTGAGAAACCCTACAAGTGCATGTGGGAAGGCTGCACGTGGAAGTTCGCCCGCTCAGACGAGCTGACGAGACACTTCCGCAAGCACACAGGAGTCAAGCCGTTCCAGTGCCCCGACTGTGAACGCAGCTTCTCCCGCTCTGACCACCTGGCTTTGCACAAGAAACGCCACCTACTGGTGTGA
- the klf3 gene encoding Krueppel-like factor 3 isoform X1, translating into MLMYDYPLKTDMETQSFYSSFVKTPEPYGVIFSHSAHLYHPTHMHAFTHTPSNPTQTQLEPVDLSVSKRSSSTSSSSSPPCSSAPSPASLRSSPPSPYSSASRASPRCSPPHSQLRSSPSHALPPPTPSLPYPAMVAPLIGSGSGVIQGSGVMVSPVMVPLSVLYPSPLRLHQPIMVSPPVGSEDDLHRSREHKTVHNTKPLELRGDAHDLHKPIKTEPRPELGQDLHSNHEMKPSVIRIPQEYGGNNPSVIVHSGTQHPLPAESPDTLKKRRIHRCDFSGCNKVYTKSSHLKAHRRTHTGEKPYKCMWEGCTWKFARSDELTRHFRKHTGVKPFQCPDCERSFSRSDHLALHKKRHLLV; encoded by the exons ATGCTGATGTATGATTACCCTCTGAAGACAGACATGGAGACG CAGTCATTCTACTCTTCGTTCGTGAAAACCCCGGAGCCATACGGAGTGATCTTCTCCCACTCCGCCCACCTCTACCACCCCACGCACATGCATGCCTTCACCCACACCCCCAGCAACCCCACACAAACCCAGCTGGAGCCCGTGGACCTGTCAGTCAGCAAgcgctcctcctccacctcttcttcctcctcccctccctgctcctccGCCCCGTCCCCGGCCTCCTTGCGCAGCTCCCCGCCATCCCCCTACAGCTCAGCGAGCCGCGCCTCCCCCCGCTGCTCCCCCCCACACTCCCAGCTGCGCTCCTCGCCCTCCCACGCTCTTCCGCCGCCCACTCCCTCACTTCCTTACCCCGCCATGGTGGCTCCTCTGATCGGCTCGGGCTCCGGAGTCATCCAGGGTTCGGGGGTCATGGTGTCTCCGGTCATGgtgcctctgtctgtcctctacCCGTCGCCTCTCCGCCTGCATCAGCCAATCATGGTGAGCCCACCTGTCGGCAGTGAGGACGACCTTCATCGAAGCAGGGAGCACAAGACAG TTCACAATACGAAGCCCCTGGAGCTGCGAGGCGACGCCCACGACCTGCACAAGCCAATCAAAACAGAGCCTCGTCCGGAGCTCGGTCAAGACCTCCATAGCAACCATGAGATGAAACCATCAGTCATCAGGATACCACAGGAATACGG GGGTAACAACCCATCAGTAATAGTTCATTCGGGCACGCAGCATCCTCTCCCTGCTGAATCTCCGGACACACTGAAAAAGCGGCGAATCCATCGCTGCGACTTCTCCGGCTGCAACAAAGTGTACACCAAGAGCTCCCACCTCAAAGCACACCGCAGGACACACACCG GTGAGAAACCCTACAAGTGCATGTGGGAAGGCTGCACGTGGAAGTTCGCCCGCTCAGACGAGCTGACGAGACACTTCCGCAAGCACACAGGAGTCAAGCCGTTCCAGTGCCCCGACTGTGAACGCAGCTTCTCCCGCTCTGACCACCTGGCTTTGCACAAGAAACGCCACCTACTGGTGTGA